Proteins encoded together in one Lathyrus oleraceus cultivar Zhongwan6 chromosome 5, CAAS_Psat_ZW6_1.0, whole genome shotgun sequence window:
- the LOC127078923 gene encoding TOM1-like protein 5, whose product MAAELVNAATSDKLSETDWTKNIEICELVARDKRQARDVVKVIKKKLGSKHPNTQLYAVTLLEMLMNNTGEHIHEQVIDIGVIPILVKIVKKKSDLPVRERIFLLLDATQSSLGGASGKFPQYYHAYYDLVNAGVQFPQSAQVVESNHASSQPSRTGSIPNREQASPRHEAAVPQAESKTVPESSIIQKAGNALEVLKEVLDAVDAQHPQGASDEFTLDLVEQCSFQKQRVMHLVMASRDERTVSRAIELNEQLQKVLARHEDLVSGSTTTTANEQIPKDLPRHDNVVSGRATTTSNEQFPKVLPRRGDLVSGRTTTNANEQLPKVLPKRDDVVSGRATATVATHFDLEESEEEEEPEQLVRRLRKGKACARPEDEETETDISRMRMNGERLNRPLIRPLSSEPSREAYNPAPPPRPKHNDELPLPHVAIPPPPAKHIEREKFFQENKDASNLSGHMRGLSLHSRNGSSSRSGSFDFRD is encoded by the exons ATGGCAGCTGAGTTAGTTAACGCTGCAACAAGCGACAAATTGTCTGAAACGGATTGGACGAAAAATATTGAAATATGTGAGTTGGTTGCACGTGATAAAAG GCAAGCTAGAGATGTTGTTAAAGTTATCAAGAAGAAACTCGGAAGCAAACACCCAAACACTCAACTTTATGCTGTCACG TTGCTGGAAATGTTGATGAACAATACTGGAGAGCATATTCATGAGCAGGTGATTGATATCGGAGTTATTCCTATTCTTGTGAAAATCGTGAAGAAAAAG TCTGATTTGCCTGTGAGAGAGAGGATATTTCTCCTACTAGATGCCACGCAATCATCCCTTGGTGGTGCTTCTGGAAAATTTCCTCAGTATTATCATGCATATTATGATTTGGTG AATGCCGGAGTGCAGTTTCCTCAAAGTGCTCAAGTGGTCGAATCAAATCACGCTAGTTCACAACCTAGTAGGACTGGTAGTATACCAAACAGGGAGCAGGCTTCACCTAGACATGAAGCGGCTGTACCACAAGCAGAGTCCAAAACAGTTCCTGAATCTAG CATTATTCAAAAGGCTGGTAATGCATTGGAAGTTTTGAAGGAAGTCCTTGATGCTGTTGATGCTCAACATCCTCAG GGAGCAAGTGATGAATTCACACTTGATCTTGTAGAACAATGTTCATTTCAGAAGCAAAGGGTAATGCATCTTGTGATGGCTTCTCG AGATGAGAGGACAGTTTCTCGAGCAATTGAACTAAACGAACAGCTTCAGAAAGTTCTTGCAAGACATGAGGACCTTGTTTCTGGCAGCACTACAACAACTGCAAATGAACAGATTCCAAAAGATCTTCCAAGACACGATAACGTTGTATCTGGACGAGCTACAACAACTTCTAATGAACAGTTTCCAAAAGTTCTTCCAAGACGCGGTGACCTTGTTTCTGGCAGAACTACGACAAATGCTAATGAACAACTTCCAAAAGTTCTTCCAAAACGCGATGATGTTGTATCCGGCAGAGCTACAGCAACTGTTGCTACTCATTTCGACCTCGAAGAATCAGAGGAGGAAGAAGAGCCTGAACAGTTAGTAAGAAG ATTACGCAAAGGAAAGGCTTGTGCAAGACCTGAAGACGAAGAAACCGAAACCGACATCTCTCGCATGCGTATGAACGGGGAGAGACTCAACCGTCCCTTAATACGACCACTGTCCTCAGAACCATCTCGAGAAGCTTACAATCCTGCTCCTCCACCACGTCCAAAACATAACGATGAGCTTCCGCTTCCTCACGTGGCGATTCCACCACCACCTGCAAAACACATTGAGAGGGAGAAATTTTTTCAGGAAAACAAGGATGCTTCTAATCTATCTGGCCACATGAGAGGTCTCTCTTTACATAGTCGCAATGGCAGCAGCTCTCGCAGTGGAAGCTTTGATTTTAGAGACTAA
- the LOC127078921 gene encoding serine/threonine-protein kinase SRK2A, which produces MDKYEAVKDLGSGNFGVARLMRDKVTKELVAMKYIERGHKIDENVAREIMNHRSLRHPNIIRFKEVILTPTHLAIVMEYAAGGELFERICNAGRFSEDEARYFFQQLISGVHFCHTMQICHRDLKLENTLLDGSPAPRLKICDFGYSKSSLLHSRPKSTVGTPAYIAPEVLSRREYDGKMADVWSCGVTLYVMLVGAYPFEDQDDPKNFRKTIQRIMAIQYRIPDYVHISQDCRHLISRIFVANPLRRVNIREIKSHPWFLKNLPRELTESAQAMYYQRENPSFHLQSVDDVMKIVGEARNPPPISRPIKGFGWEGEEDEEAEDLEAELEEEVEEDEYDKRVKEVHASGEFHIS; this is translated from the exons ATGGATAAGTACGAGGCTGTTAAGGATTTGGGTTCTGGCAATTTTGGGGTTGCTAGGCTTATGAGAGACAAAGTTACAAAGGAACTTGTCGCCATGAAATACATCGAGCGTGGCCACAAG ATTGATGAGAACGTGGCTAGAGAGATCATGAATCACAGGTCTCTTCGGCATCCGAATATAATTCGATTCAAGGAG GTGATTTTGACTCCAACACATTTAGCAATAGTTATGGAGTATGCAGCTGGAGGAGAGCTTTTTGAGAGGATATGTAATGCTGGAAGGTTCAGTGAAGATGAG GCCAGGTATTTCTTTCAGCAGCTGATCTCAGGTGTCCATTTCTGTCATACCATG CAAATATGCCACAGAGATCTGAAGCTAGAGAATACTCTTTTAGATGGAAGTCCTGCACCCCGCTTAAAAATTTGTGACTTTGGTTATTCCAAG TCATCTTTGCTCCATTCACGTCCCAAATCAACGGTTGGAACACCGGCGTATATAGCACCAGAGGTTCTTTCTAGGAGGGAGTATGATGGAAAG ATGGCTGATGTATGGTCATGTGGGGTGACACTTTATGTGATGCTGGTCGGAGCATATCCGTTTGAGGACCAGGATGACCCTAAAAATTTTAGGAAAACAATTCAG CGTATAATGGCCATTCAATACAGAATTCCTGATTATGTTCACATATCTCAAGATTGCAGACACCTTATCTCTCGGATATTTGTTGCAAATCCATTGAGG AGAGTTAATATTAGAGAAATCAAGAGCCACCCATGGTTTTTAAAGAATCTTCCAAGGGAGCTAACAGAATCAGCTCAAGCTATGTACTACCAGAGGGAAAATCCAAGCTTTCACCTACAAAGCGTGGACGATGTGATGAAAATCGTGGGAGAGGCAAGAAACCCGCCTCCAATATCTAGGCCCATCAAAGGTTTTGGCTGGGAAGGCGAAGAAGATGAAGAAGCAGAAGATTTGGAAGCAGAGTTGGAAGAGGAAGTTGAAGAAGATGAGTACGATAAGAGGGTCAAAGAGGTTCATGCAAGTGGAGAATTCCATATCAGTTAA
- the LOC127078922 gene encoding ferrochelatase-2, chloroplastic — MNFPNPTHATSSPSTSSSYTLTHASPHFKRPLLLPQAICTSQKKSFCSGVHAEAYVNSNPMKSYIKPVFSVEALVTGTAQDVSDTTLNGDDKIGVLLLNLGGPETLEDVQPFLFNLFADPDIIRLPRMFSLLQKPLAQFVSVLRAPKSREGYASIGGGSPLRRITDAQAEDLKKSLSAKNVPAEVYVGMRYWHPFTEEAIEQIKKDGITKLVVLPLYPQFSISTSGSSLRLLESIFREDEYLVNMEHTVLPSWYQREGYIKAMSNLIEKELKSFDCPKEVMIFFSAHGVPLAYVEEAGDPYKAEMEECVDLIMEELETRKITNAYTLAYQSRVGPVEWLKPYTDVMIVELGKKGVKSLLAVPISFVSEHIETLEEIDVEYKELALESGIEKWGRVPALGCEPSFISDLADAVIESLPYVGAMAVSNVNARQSLVPLGSVEELLATYDSQHRELPSPVIVWQWGLTKSAETWNGRVAMLAVLLLLFFEVTTPDSVFHQWGILMSSLR; from the exons ATGAACTTTCCAAATCCAACTCATGCCACGTCATCACCTTCTACTTCTTCCTCCTACACACTCACTCATGCTTCTCCTCATTTCAAGCGCCCTCT GTTGTTGCCGCAGGCAATCTGTACCTCACAAAAAAAGTCATTCTGCTCCGGAGTCCATGCAGAGGCTTATGTTAACTCTAATCCTATGAAAAGTTACATAAAACCCGTGTTCTCGGTGGAAGCTTTAGTAACTGGAACAGCTCAAGATGTTTCTGATACAACTCTTAATGGTGATGACAAGATTGGAGTGTTGTTGCTAAACCTTGGAGGTCCAGAGACTCTAGAAGATGTGCAACCTTTTTTATTTAACCTTTTTGCAGACCCT GATATTATACGATTGCCGAGGATGTTTAGTTTGCTTCAAAAGCCATTGGCCCAGTTTGTATCTGTTCTAAGGGCTCCAAAGAGCAGAGAGGGCTATGCTTCAATTGGCGGCGGTTCTCCACTTCGACGTATAACTGATGCACAGGCGGAAGATTTGAAGAAATCTCTTTCGGCAAAGAATGTCCCCGCCGAAGTGTATGTTGGTATGCGTTACTGGCATCCATTCACCGAGGAAGCTATTGAACAG ATTAAAAAAGATGGAATTACAAAGCTGGTCGTTCTCCCACTTTATCCACAATTTTCAATATCAACCAGTGGCTCGAGCTTACGTCTACTGGAGAGCATATTCCG AGAGGATGAGTATCTAGTCAACATGGAGCACACGGTGTTACCTTCATGGTATCAACGTGAAGGATACATAAAGGCCATGTCAAATTTAATCGAAAAAGAGCTGAAGAGTTTTGACTGCCCTAAGGAG GTCATGATATTCTTTAGTGCGCACGGGGTTCCTCTTGCTTATGTGGAAGAAGCCGGTGATCCATACAAAGCAGAAATGGAGGAGTGTGTGGATTTGATCATGGAAGAGCTTGAGACAAGAAAGATAACAAATGCTTACACCCTTGCCTATCAG AGTAGAGTTGGACCTGTGGAATGGTTAAAACCATATACAGACGTGATGATAGTTGAACTTGGAAAAAAGGGAGTGAAAAGTCTGTTGGCTGTTCCAATTAG CTTTGTCAGTGAACATATTGAAACTCTAGAAGAAATTGATGTTGAATACAAAGAATTGGCTCTAGAATCTGGTATAGAAAAATGGGGCCGTGTTCCTGCTCTAGGATGTGAACCTTCCTTCATTTCTGATTTGGCAGATGCCGTGATTGAAAGTCTCCCATATGTTGGTGCCATGGCAGTTTCAAACGTCAATGCTCGACAG TCTTTGGTTCCGCTCGGCAGCGTAGAGGAGTTATTGGCAACATATGACTCGCAACACAGGGAGTTGCCATCACCGGTGATAGTGTGGCAATGGGGTTTGACAAAAAGTGCTGAAACTTGGAATGGAAGAGTAGCCATGCTAGCTGTGCTGCTGCTTTTGTTTTTTGAAGTCACTACACCTGATAGTGTTTTTCACCAGTGGGGAATATTAATGTCCTCTCTTAGGTGA
- the LOC127079322 gene encoding probable glycosyltransferase At3g07620, with amino-acid sequence MKASSNKCFSSQVLPLFFTLAFTTLIHVSCWTHSPHFSSFLVSKHEDEEAPSSSSSFPLQTFASYGSHDDEKLDTNFKHKVTKKENLRDHKYSNLEKIESKLAKARYSIKEASKVQNLTYTHQYQEYVPHGSIYRNANAFHRSYLEMEKVFKIFVYEEGEPPMFHHGLSKNIYSTEGMFINEMEKGRYYRTNDPNEASVYFLPFSVVMMIEYLYVQGTYDRTSIGLCVKDYIQIISHKYPFWNQSQGHDHFMLSCHDWGPVVSAYVDNLFNNSIRVLCNANTSEGFKPEKDVPFPEMNLKTGDLTNLVVQGYPISHRTILAFFAGHLHGNIRYLLLNTWKNKDEDVQVFNELPDEESYHTKLRSSKFCLCPSGYEVASPRIVEAIFAECVPVLISDSYVPPFSDVLNWKSFSVQIDVKEIPNIKKILMGISQRQYLKMQRRVKQVQRHFVPNEPPKRFDIFHMTIHSIWLRRLNIRIRGDDH; translated from the exons ATGAAAGCTTCTTCTAACAAGTGTTTCTCTTCTCAAGTTTTGCCTCTCTTCTTCACACTAGCATTTACTACACTAATTCATGTTTCTTGTTGGACTCATTCTCCACATTTCTCATCATTTCTTGTTTCAAAACATGAAGATGAAGAAGCTCCATCATCATCCAGTTCATTTCCATTACAAACCTTTGCTTCATATGGTTCTCAT GATGATGAAAAGCTTGACACAAACTTTAAGCATAAAGTCACAAAGAAAGAGAACCTTAGAGACCATAAATACAGCAATTTGGAAAAAATTGAATCAAAATTGGCTAAAGCAAGGTATTCCATCAAAGAAGCTAGCAAAGTTCAAAATTTGACATATACCCACCAATATCAAGAATATGTTCCTCATGGCTCAATTTACAGAAACGCCAACGCTTTCCATCG GAGTTACCTAGAGATGGAAAAGGTGTTCAAGATTTTCGTGTACGAAGAAGGAGAGCCGCCAATGTTTCACCATGGTTTAAGCAAAAACATATACTCAACAGAAGGAATGTTCATAAACGAAATGGAAAAGGGAAGATACTACAGAACAAATGATCCAAATGAAGCTTCTGTGTATTTTCTTCCTTTCAGTGTGGTTATGATGATTGAATATCTCTACGTGCAAGGCACCTATGATCGAACTTCGATCGGTCTTTGTGTAAAAGACTATATACAGATTATATCTCATAAGTATCCATTCTGGAATCAATCTCAAGGCCATGATCATTTCATGCTCTCTTGCCATGATTGGGGTCCAGTTGTATCCGCTTACGTCGATAACTTGTTCAACAATTCAATAAGAGTACTCTGCAATGCTAATACATCAGAAGGATTCAAACCAGAAAAAGATGTACCATTCCCTGAAATGAATCTCAAGACAGGAGATCTCACAAATCTAGTAGTACAAGGGTACCCTATATCTCATAGGACAATCCTTGCTTTCTTTGCAGGTCATTTGCATGGTAATATAAGATACTTACTCCTCAATACATGGAAAAACAAAGACGAAGATGTTCAAGTTTTCAATGAACTTCCTGACGAAGAATCCTATCACACAAAGCTTAGAAGCAGCAAGTTTTGTTTGTGTCCTAGTGGTTATGAGGTGGCGAGTCCGAGAATTGTGGAAGCTATATTTGCAGAATGTGTGCCTGTGTTGATTTCTGATAGCTATGTTCCGCCTTTTAGTGATGTTTTGAATTGGAAATCGTTTTCGGTTCAAATAGATGTGAAGGAAATTCCTAATATTAAGAAGATACTCATGGGAATTTCACAGAGACAGTACTTGAAAATGCAGAGGAGAGTGAAACAAGTTCAAAGGCATTTTGTTCCTAATGAGCCACCAAAGAGGTTCGATATTTTCCATATGACTATTCATTCTATTTGGCTTAGAAGGTTGAACATCCGTATTCGTGGTGATGATCACTAA